In Synechococcus sp. CC9616, the following are encoded in one genomic region:
- the pdhA gene encoding pyruvate dehydrogenase (acetyl-transferring) E1 component subunit alpha, with amino-acid sequence MGQDLAVETAPLGTAAAGGAHGERLSSLVTAQRATVDRDTGLALYRDMTLGRRFEDKCAEMYYRGKMFGFVHLYNGQEAVSTGVIGAMKRQHDWFCSTYRDHVHALSAGVPARAVMSELFGKETGCSKGRGGSMHLFSKEHHLLGGFAFIAEGIPVALGSAFTSRYKRDALGDSSSDSVTAAFFGDGTCNNGQFFECLNMAQLWKLPIIFVVENNKWAIGMAHDRATSDPEIWRKAASFGMAGEEVDGMDVLAVRAAAERALERARAGEGPTLLECLTYRFRGHSLADPDELRSEQEKQFWAQRDPLKAFERDLVSADLVSSDELRAIEKEIDQVVEDCVDFALSAPEPDAEELTRYIWADD; translated from the coding sequence ATGGGTCAGGACCTAGCTGTCGAGACTGCTCCCCTTGGCACTGCCGCGGCCGGCGGGGCCCATGGGGAGCGGCTCTCCTCCCTTGTCACCGCTCAGAGAGCAACCGTTGATCGCGACACCGGCCTGGCTCTTTACCGCGACATGACCCTCGGTCGACGCTTCGAGGACAAGTGTGCCGAGATGTATTACCGCGGCAAGATGTTTGGCTTCGTTCACCTTTACAACGGTCAGGAGGCTGTCAGCACCGGGGTGATCGGTGCGATGAAGCGACAGCACGACTGGTTCTGCAGCACCTACAGAGATCACGTTCATGCCTTGAGCGCCGGTGTGCCAGCACGGGCCGTCATGAGCGAACTGTTCGGCAAGGAGACCGGCTGCAGCAAGGGCCGCGGAGGGTCCATGCACTTGTTCTCCAAGGAGCATCACCTGCTGGGCGGCTTCGCCTTCATCGCCGAGGGCATCCCTGTGGCTCTGGGTTCCGCGTTCACAAGTCGCTACAAGCGCGATGCTCTGGGCGACTCATCCAGCGATTCGGTCACTGCGGCCTTCTTCGGAGATGGCACCTGCAACAACGGGCAGTTTTTCGAGTGCCTGAACATGGCGCAACTCTGGAAACTGCCGATCATTTTTGTTGTGGAGAACAACAAGTGGGCCATCGGCATGGCGCACGATCGAGCCACGAGTGATCCGGAAATCTGGAGAAAAGCCGCCAGCTTTGGCATGGCGGGCGAGGAAGTGGATGGAATGGACGTCCTGGCTGTCCGCGCCGCTGCTGAACGGGCACTGGAAAGGGCCAGGGCTGGCGAAGGTCCAACGTTGCTTGAGTGCCTGACCTATCGCTTCCGGGGCCACTCGCTGGCGGATCCAGACGAACTGCGTTCCGAGCAGGAAAAACAGTTCTGGGCGCAGAGAGATCCTTTGAAGGCCTTCGAGCGAGATCTCGTTTCGGCAGATTTGGTAAGCAGCGACGAACTACGGGCGATCGAAAAGGAGATCGACCAAGTGGTTGAAGACTGCGTTGACTTCGCTCTGTCAGCACCCGAGCCGGATGCTGAAGAACTCACCCGATACATCTGGGCCGACGACTGA
- the rpsP gene encoding 30S ribosomal protein S16, which yields MIKLRLKRFGKKREASFRLVACNSTSRRDGRPLQELGFYNPRTKETRLDTEAIRQRLSQGAQPTDVVRTLLERGGLIEKSVRSAEVVGKAKQAAKREADAKQAAKDAAAAKAAESEASESDGDSAESTEA from the coding sequence ATGATCAAGCTCCGCCTGAAGCGGTTCGGTAAGAAGCGGGAAGCGAGTTTCCGCCTCGTGGCCTGCAACAGCACATCCCGCCGTGATGGCCGTCCCCTCCAGGAGCTCGGTTTTTACAACCCCCGCACCAAGGAAACCCGCCTTGATACCGAGGCCATCCGCCAGCGTTTGAGCCAGGGTGCTCAGCCAACTGATGTGGTGCGCACCCTGCTTGAGCGTGGTGGCCTGATTGAGAAGTCGGTGCGATCGGCAGAAGTTGTTGGCAAAGCCAAACAGGCTGCCAAGCGTGAGGCCGATGCGAAGCAGGCCGCCAAGGATGCCGCAGCAGCCAAGGCTGCTGAATCTGAGGCCTCTGAATCAGACGGCGACTCGGCCGAATCCACTGAAGCCTGA
- the ffh gene encoding signal recognition particle protein — translation MFDELSARFEDAVKGLRGQDAISETNVEGALKDVRRALLEADVSLPVVKDFVAEVRDRAVGAEVVRGVSPDQKFIQVVHEQLVEVMGGDNAPLAKAAEAPTVVLMAGLQGAGKTTATAKLGLHLKDQGRRALMVGADVYRPAAIEQLKILGAQIDVEVFSLGAEAKPEDIAAAGLAKAKQEGFDTLLVDTAGRLQIDTEMMEEMVRIRSAVQPDEVLLVVDSMIGQEAAELTRAFHDQVGITGAVLTKLDGDSRGGAALSIRKVSGQPIKFIGTGEKVEALQPFHPERMASRILGMGDVLTLVEKAQKEVELADVEKMQKKLQEATFDFSDFVKQMRLIKRMGSLGGLMKMIPGMNKIDDGMLKQGEQQLKRIEAMIGSMTQQERENPDLLASQPSRRRRIAGGSGHQPADVDKVLADFQKMRGFMQQMSQGKMPGMGGMPGMGGMPGMGGMPGMGGMPGMGGMPGMGGMPGGGGRPGRGGPPKRQRPAKKKKGFGEL, via the coding sequence ATGTTCGATGAGCTTTCAGCCCGTTTTGAGGATGCGGTCAAGGGGCTGCGGGGCCAGGACGCAATCAGCGAAACCAATGTTGAAGGAGCGCTGAAGGACGTCCGCCGGGCCCTGCTGGAAGCGGATGTGAGCCTGCCGGTGGTGAAGGACTTCGTCGCTGAAGTCCGCGACAGAGCCGTTGGCGCTGAGGTGGTGCGCGGGGTCAGCCCGGATCAGAAGTTCATCCAGGTTGTTCATGAGCAGCTGGTGGAGGTGATGGGGGGAGATAACGCACCTCTGGCCAAGGCGGCCGAGGCTCCCACCGTTGTGTTGATGGCTGGTCTTCAGGGTGCGGGTAAGACCACGGCAACGGCCAAGCTCGGCCTGCACCTCAAGGACCAGGGCCGTCGCGCCCTGATGGTGGGTGCCGACGTTTATCGACCAGCGGCGATTGAGCAGCTCAAGATTTTAGGTGCCCAGATCGATGTGGAGGTGTTCAGCCTCGGCGCTGAAGCCAAACCTGAAGACATCGCAGCGGCTGGCTTAGCCAAAGCGAAGCAGGAGGGGTTCGACACGCTTCTGGTGGATACCGCTGGTCGCCTCCAGATCGACACCGAGATGATGGAGGAGATGGTGCGGATCCGTTCCGCCGTGCAGCCCGATGAAGTGCTGCTGGTGGTGGATTCGATGATCGGCCAGGAGGCGGCTGAGCTCACCCGTGCCTTCCACGATCAGGTGGGCATCACCGGAGCGGTGCTCACCAAGCTCGATGGTGATTCCCGCGGTGGTGCGGCCCTCTCGATCCGCAAGGTGAGCGGTCAGCCGATCAAGTTCATCGGCACCGGCGAGAAGGTGGAGGCGCTGCAGCCGTTCCATCCCGAACGGATGGCCAGTCGCATCCTCGGGATGGGGGATGTGCTGACGCTGGTGGAGAAGGCCCAGAAGGAGGTCGAACTCGCCGATGTCGAGAAGATGCAGAAGAAGCTTCAGGAAGCGACGTTTGACTTCTCGGACTTCGTGAAGCAGATGCGCCTGATCAAGCGCATGGGGTCGCTCGGTGGCCTGATGAAAATGATCCCGGGCATGAACAAGATCGACGACGGCATGCTCAAGCAGGGGGAGCAGCAGCTCAAGCGCATCGAGGCGATGATCGGCTCAATGACGCAGCAGGAGCGGGAAAACCCCGACCTGCTGGCCAGTCAACCGTCAAGACGTCGGCGAATTGCCGGCGGCAGCGGCCATCAGCCCGCTGATGTGGACAAGGTGCTGGCCGACTTCCAGAAAATGCGCGGCTTCATGCAGCAGATGAGCCAGGGCAAAATGCCCGGCATGGGTGGCATGCCAGGAATGGGCGGGATGCCCGGAATGGGTGGAATGCCTGGGATGGGTGGCATGCCCGGAATGGGCGGAATGCCCGGAATGGGTGGAATGCCTGGTGGCGGTGGGCGGCCTGGACGCGGTGGTCCACCCAAGCGGCAGCGTCCGGCCAAAAAGAAGAAAGGCTTTGGGGAGCTTTGA
- a CDS encoding ARC6/PARC6 family protein — protein MDLPIDHFRLLGVSPSAAADAVLRKLQNRCDSPPDQGFTHEVLIQRDELLRQSADLLTDSVRRAEYEAQLLDLAQHHPDDTVGLDLPSSSEAAGLLLLWEAGSAVEAFQMACQGLQPPQAPALGSGREADLTLLAALACLDAAKDEQAQRRYESAAQVLAAGIELQKRMGKLPDQLHALQQDLDSLLPYRILDLLSRDLSDQDSHQQGLSLLDQLVKDRGGLEGAPEAAFGQEDFEPFFKQIRRFLTVQEQVDLFSGWQLQGSGEAGFLAVLALTASGFSRRKPELLEQARDQVKGLAAADLDPMPLLGCLDLLLGNVAAAGEHFLAVRDRELRLWLDQHPGDQLSAQCEYCRVWLERDVLPGYRDVEASDVDLDAWFADRDVQSYVERLDRQEARRSDPALTTAGDWPSLFSGDSAPALDESAVPAEVGPGDHAEANEGFHLAVPRSVLIAIGSGLAVLGVLAAVISSRQNALDPLPEPAAQIDSGDQNDSVETADPVDPGSEVELEDAPAQPNASLKPDPKPQEQLKPLTADEPSEANLQELIQGWLDLKAASLAAEADQGVDLSVVARDHMVQKVLQEQAADASAGLSKVIDASVTSLELVSRTPQRIEVMAQIAYSDKTINRAGAVINQTPPDTLSVRYILGRDGDQWRLQAYIPAG, from the coding sequence TTGGACCTGCCCATCGATCACTTCCGACTGCTGGGTGTTAGTCCTTCCGCTGCAGCCGACGCCGTTCTCAGAAAGCTTCAGAATCGTTGTGATAGCCCGCCGGATCAGGGATTCACCCATGAGGTCCTGATTCAGCGCGATGAGCTGCTCAGGCAGTCGGCGGATCTGTTGACCGACTCCGTACGTCGGGCAGAGTACGAGGCGCAGTTGCTGGACCTGGCCCAGCATCATCCCGATGACACCGTTGGTCTGGACCTTCCCAGCAGCAGCGAGGCCGCTGGACTGCTGCTGCTCTGGGAGGCCGGTTCAGCTGTAGAAGCGTTTCAAATGGCCTGCCAGGGGCTCCAGCCCCCGCAGGCTCCGGCACTGGGCAGCGGCCGAGAAGCTGATCTAACGCTTCTGGCTGCTCTGGCCTGCCTTGATGCGGCAAAAGACGAGCAAGCCCAGAGGCGATATGAATCAGCGGCTCAAGTGTTGGCAGCGGGCATTGAGCTGCAGAAACGCATGGGCAAGCTGCCCGACCAGTTGCATGCGTTGCAGCAAGATCTGGACTCCCTTCTCCCTTACCGAATCCTGGATCTTCTGAGCAGGGACCTCAGCGATCAGGACTCCCATCAGCAGGGCTTGTCGTTGCTGGATCAACTGGTGAAGGATCGTGGTGGATTGGAAGGGGCACCAGAGGCTGCCTTCGGTCAGGAGGATTTCGAACCATTCTTCAAGCAGATCCGGCGTTTCCTCACCGTTCAGGAACAGGTTGATCTGTTCAGCGGTTGGCAGCTCCAGGGCTCCGGAGAGGCTGGTTTTCTTGCGGTTCTCGCGCTGACAGCGTCCGGGTTCTCGCGCAGGAAGCCCGAATTGCTGGAGCAGGCCCGAGATCAGGTGAAGGGACTGGCGGCAGCGGATCTCGATCCAATGCCCTTGCTGGGTTGCCTGGATCTGTTGCTGGGCAATGTCGCTGCCGCTGGCGAACACTTTCTGGCTGTTCGTGACCGCGAATTGAGGCTGTGGCTGGATCAGCACCCCGGCGATCAGCTGTCAGCGCAATGCGAGTACTGCCGTGTCTGGCTCGAGCGTGATGTTCTTCCCGGCTACAGGGATGTGGAGGCATCGGATGTGGATCTCGATGCCTGGTTCGCGGACCGGGATGTTCAGTCCTATGTCGAACGACTCGACCGTCAGGAAGCCCGCCGGTCCGATCCAGCTCTCACCACAGCGGGTGACTGGCCCAGCTTGTTCAGCGGTGATTCGGCTCCTGCCCTCGACGAGTCAGCCGTCCCTGCGGAAGTTGGTCCAGGAGATCACGCAGAAGCCAACGAAGGGTTCCATCTTGCGGTTCCCCGGTCTGTCCTCATCGCGATCGGATCAGGCCTTGCCGTCCTGGGCGTGCTGGCGGCCGTGATCAGTTCGAGACAGAACGCTCTCGACCCACTCCCGGAGCCAGCCGCTCAGATTGATTCGGGTGATCAAAACGATTCGGTTGAGACTGCTGATCCGGTTGATCCAGGCTCTGAAGTGGAGCTCGAGGACGCCCCTGCCCAGCCCAACGCCTCTTTGAAACCTGATCCGAAGCCTCAGGAGCAGCTCAAACCCCTCACCGCCGATGAGCCTTCAGAAGCAAACCTCCAGGAGCTGATTCAGGGCTGGCTGGATCTCAAGGCTGCCTCGCTGGCAGCAGAGGCAGACCAGGGCGTGGATCTCTCTGTTGTCGCCCGTGATCACATGGTGCAGAAGGTGTTGCAGGAGCAGGCCGCCGATGCATCAGCGGGACTCAGCAAAGTCATTGATGCCTCAGTGACATCGCTCGAGCTGGTCAGCCGCACGCCGCAGCGCATCGAGGTGATGGCTCAGATCGCCTATTCCGACAAAACCATCAATAGAGCTGGTGCGGTGATCAACCAGACGCCTCCGGATACCTTGAGCGTTCGCTACATCCTTGGACGGGATGGAGACCAGTGGAGGCTTCAGGCGTATATCCCTGCCGGCTGA